The window ACCTATTGTTACTAGCACCAAAATCCCCGTGCAAGTACCTGCTCGATCAATGACCAAGTAAAATATACACTAATTATGATAGTACAGTAAAAAGGGGATTATGCTAATTACCATATTGCTAAATACCAGATTTGCTGAGAAGCAGATAAAATATCTTTTTCAATTATTGATAAACACCAGATTTGCTTAGAAGCTGATAAAATATCTTTTTAATTATTGAATTAAGTGCCCAGTCACTTCTTAAATTAGTGAATAACGGTAGCAATATAATAAAGAAGATCATATTCCATGTTAATTACTTACCCAATGCAACAATAAGAAGTTTTAGTTGCCGACTGAGTGAACGATAGCAACCAGTTCCGGCTTCCTTTCCGTCTCCTATGAATCCTTCTGAGCAATTGCAAGCGACACCTCCAGAGTTGTTGATGCATGTCGCTGAGCTTGAGCAAGGATTTAACTTCTCGCTCGCACACTCATCGATATCTGCATTTTATATTATTGGTACCAAATTAATAAAATCAAGAATATTATTATTACCAATACATACATTAGTAGCTAGGGTTTTAATTGTAAAACTAGCTAGTACGGTTCAAGAAAAGAAAATGCGAAAGAAGTATGCAAGTATAATAGAGCGGGTATATACCTTGGCAACCATGCAGGAGGTAAGGGTTGCCTTGATAACCTTTTCTGCATTTGCAAATGTAGCCAGGTCCATTTGTCGAATTGACACAGTCACTATACTTTGCCTTGCAAGCATAATCACTGCGATTTCGGCGAGCTTCTCCACAAGTGAGGTGATTCCTAATAGCCCATTCGAGAACCAAAGGTGCCGCCTTTCGATTATCAACGTCTTGAATTAGATCTAAGGAGGAAAACTTGAACTCCTCTGCTTCTGTGACAAAAGCATAACCACATGCTTGATAATCTACCGATATGCTGCCTAAATTTGTGGTATAATGTTTTACATCATCAATTGTAATAGGAACTTGGCAGCAGCCACCATATGAATGACAGGTTCCATTTTTCGCCTTTTCGATTCCTTGGCTACAAGTCGATACACACGCATCAGTATATCCACGAAGACCATACAGGCTCGACGTCGGTGTCTCCTCCATTGTCATCCTCTTTCCGCTTGTGGTGCTGCTGCTAGGGTTTACATCTGTTGTGGTAACGAATCCAATTAAGTTGCAACCAAGCGTGGTGAACTTGTTCCGCCGACTTGAGATACGAAAGACATCGTTGGGGGGCTTGACGTCTTGGGTGTTCTCCTCTTCATTAGAATATGAAATCACAGTGCCATTCTTGTCAACTACAAGGCAAGATTTGCTCATGGAACGTGATACTCTCATTTCTTGACGATCCAACGATATGTTGAGGATAACGAAATCACTTCTCCCTCTGAAGAAAGCTTTGGGACCTCCGCCACCTCCGCTGCCACCACCTGTAATTGTATTGTTGCAAGATATAAAAAAGTCGTCGTTAAAGTAACAACCCGGATTCATGCCGAAAGGATATGGGACGACAAGAGGTCCACAAGCGGCTGAGCAGCCTGGCTTGACTAATTCTGATTGATTTAGATCATCAGTTTCTGCTGCTGCTTTTGCTCCATGATCAAAATGATCCAGCAATATGAGCACCACAACTAGCACTAGTGTTATTCTGATCATACTAGCTACTATGTGATATTCTTCTCTGAGACTCAGATCCAATAAGGTTTGATCTCCACACTAAAATGTACTTGCCCTACCATTGAAACATTAACAAGTTTTTGGCATTTGATTTCGCAACCAATGTACAGCTAATTTTGAACTTTTAATAGAAAGTGATGTTAAGAAACGCCAAATCAAAGCGTAATGATAATGTGAATATATAGTGATGATCACAGCCAGCGATCCATGATTCAGGCATTTAACCATGGCAGTGAGTAGTGATGCTTAATTTGCTCAACTAGAGGGGAAATGCTAGCTAGCTTATCCGACTAAATAATATCAACTTTTATTTATGGAAAGATTACATAACAAGTTTATTACAGTAGTCAATTAGAGATCTTCAATTTTCTCAGATCGATTAAGCATCATTCTCTGCTGATTTAGAAGCATATCTCTATACCTACCAAATACGATACAAGAACCGTACCGTTGATTTCAATTAGGAAAACCATGAATGCCAAAACAGTAGATTTTCTATACATCTCATAGCGGCGAGTCGCCAAAACAGAAGCCGTCACCAAAACAAATTGGCACAGGGTATACTGAAAAATGTGAACCCTAGCTTAACCATTCATCAAACACAAACTCGATGCATCTATAAGAGTATATGGTGTCGGAAAATGTGAACTAACCTCGCCCTTCTTACTAAGTGTGTGTGTTAGTGGTGATGTCGTACCTCGCTCAAATAAATGGGTTAGCCGCATCATTTTATGATTTGAACGTTTGTCCGAAACTCACTTGTTTTCTTGTTTTTTAACGCATCTATCTTAATGTAACGTGTAAATGTATAGATATAATTTCATTCATAATGTAAATGTCGTAAATGGGCCATATTTAGCTTTATGTACGGGCTTTCATGCAGTAACTGTGAGTCTGTGACCCAAGAGTAGCCTAAAAATGGCAACTTGGTTTTCTTCGGTGGGAAATCGTGCAACGTGGCGGGAGCGCAGCACTTTTACTTGGCGCGAAGCATTGACCACTCGAGCTCCACTATCTGTGGACCGCACGAGCTCCACTATCTGTGGACCGCACGAGCTCCAGACCTAGACTCCAATAATATTCGGACACGTGCCGTTTCCTGTCTTTTTATTGCACAAAACGCCCGGAGCACGATGGTTACAGTACACCCCAATGCAGACGATCATTGACCAACCATTTGGTTGGGAGTGGCAGAAACGTAATTACATTACCCAACAAACTCTCTCAGTCTCTCTCGCTCTAAAACCAAAGCAAAGTCTCTCTCTCACTCTTCACCTCTCCCCTAAAACCCTAAATCAAAGCCCAGCCACCTCCCGCCGCCGCCGCCGCCATGGCCGGACTCAGCCGCCTCGAACTGGCCGCGTCGCTGCTGAAACGACGCAGTTTCACCCTCCTCGCTCCTCGCCGCGCCTACGGATCCGCCGCCGCGGCTCAGCTGGACTACTACTCCTCCTCCGAAGACGAAGAGTCAGAGAAGTATAAGGATCGGACGGCGGTGCTGGACTCCGCCGGGTGGGTCCCACGGAGAGGGATACATTGGTGTTTGATAGGAGATCGAAGTGCGAGGAAGCACTTGTACGCCGAGAGGCTCTCGAAGCTTCTGGAAGTTCCGCGCATCTCTATGGGCTCTCTCGTCCGCCAGGAGCTCAACCCTCGCTCTGCTCTCTACAAGCAGGTGGCTTTTCTTTTTGTTTCTGTTGAAATTTAGGGTTTAGGGTTTTGATTACATTGAATTTGCTCTTGTTTTTTTTTTTTTTTTTTTTTTCTCAAATGTGTTGAGTTTTAATGGAGAGAAGAGCATTGATTTGATTATGAGGTGTTGATTTTGTTAATGTGTTGATTTTTTAGATTGCGAAAGCGGTGAATGGAGGGAAGCTTGTTGAGGATGAAGTGATTTTCGCATTGTTGTCGAAGAGGCTTGAAGAAGGATACTACAGAGGTGAAAATGGATTCATTCTTGATGGGATTCCTCGAACTAGAATTCAAGCGGTAAGTAGAAAGAATGTCGATTTGATTGTTTGTGTTCGTGAATTCTGCTTAAAACTGTTGAAGAATGTGTCTTGCGTGTGAGTTTTGGATGTTGCAAGTGATTTGGAGTTCTCTAAATGTTTGAGTTTGATTTTGTTTCTTACAGGAGTTGGTTGACCAAATTGCGGAAATTGATCTAGTAGTGAATCTCAAATCCGCTGATGATAACTTGGTGAAAACGGATCTAGGAACTGGAAGCTTGGCTCTTAGTCAAGAGTATCTTAGGATGAGTAACACTATGCATGATGTAAATCTGCAGGAAGAACAATTGAAATCCACAAAAGCTGAGCAGGTATGGCGATATTCTCTGTTATATTTGCTTGATGATTTCCACTTTTTTACGTTTACATAAGACTCTGGCTAAAGGATCATTGTCTCTACTTTCAGAGTAAGTCGTTGGAGGATTACTACAGAAAACAGAACAAACTCATCGATTTTCACATCAAAGGTGCCCCCGGAGAAACCTGGAAGGGGCTGCTGGCCGCATTGCATCTTCAGCATATAAATGCTGTCAGTTCTTCCCAGAAGCTAACTGCATGATTTGGTTGCATCTGGCTCTTTTTTGACCTCATTATTCTCTAGTATTCCGGCGATATAGTATATATGTTATATGTGAGTGAGATTTAGAGAGCTGTTTTGAAGTTCAAGTGTCTTCCATCTCAGCTTTGAAAATTTTTGGACTTGTGAGTGATGTTTTAGTGTATGCCTTGTGACATGTTGCAAGTTTGTAATGTAGTGAATGATGGAACTGAGATAAGGAACTGGTCTGTTTCTGGCCTATTGAAATCGATCGTATTACATAAATAAAGCATTTCTGATGTAAAATGCAATGGTACAAGTTAAGCTACATTCAGAGTACCAGTGTCATCCTAAAATGTGTATGAAGCTAACTTACGTCATCCTAAAATGTGGTATTTTGCGTGGCAAAATCAAAGCTCTTATTAGTTTATAACCTTTGAGAATTACATGAACAAGTTCTTCATTCCATTAGGATTCAATTTAGGGACTCGGAAGTCATCAAATAGGCACTCCATTATGAAATATTTCAATCATCTGGATACATTACAAGAACCCTACTTTTTTTGTACATCGACATCAGAACAGTGACCAGACAAAAATGGAGTACAGATT of the Fragaria vesca subsp. vesca linkage group LG6, FraVesHawaii_1.0, whole genome shotgun sequence genome contains:
- the LOC101295251 gene encoding probable adenylate kinase 1, chloroplastic-like gives rise to the protein MAGLSRLELAASLLKRRSFTLLAPRRAYGSAAAAQLDYYSSSEDEESEKYKDRTAVLDSAGWVPRRGIHWCLIGDRSARKHLYAERLSKLLEVPRISMGSLVRQELNPRSALYKQIAKAVNGGKLVEDEVIFALLSKRLEEGYYRGENGFILDGIPRTRIQAELVDQIAEIDLVVNLKSADDNLVKTDLGTGSLALSQEYLRMSNTMHDVNLQEEQLKSTKAEQSKSLEDYYRKQNKLIDFHIKGAPGETWKGLLAALHLQHINAVSSSQKLTA